The window atcgataatattacCATGTGATTTAAATATCTGAAATAGGGTGTGATATCAAAATGGAATACCTCCATAGTTCGTTTCATTACTTTATTtgtttatctattttctgtggctaaaaatattaaaaaattgcaATAAGTAATAGTGCATTCGAGTATAACGTTGGCATGTCCTAATATATTGCAGTCAAAAACTGATGAAATTATCTTCATGGGAAGAAGTGAGGATAATAGCCTTCATCACGTGGATCCTAAATTGTCCATTCCAAGCCGGAAAGATTTTTTTAGTGTACGAAACACAATCCGGCATACTGAATATTATAATGTAATTGAttagaaacaaaaattaaataaataaattcaaccATTTGTATTATAACACTTGGTGTACCAGACCGTGTGTCAAAACCTAaactctaaaaatttctccctaAGCCATACGACGTACTTGGAACTTCCAAACGCTTGCATGTCAATATGTTAGGTGGGATTAGATGCCAATCACAACTTAGAGGAAGATAACAATCCTAGCTATGCCAAACGCCGTGCTGTTTCGATTTGGAGTTGTATATTTGTGTCCATGGAACAACATTATATATACACTCCATGCACTCTTGAGACTACGAAGATATTTCTTCCCAATAATTCTATTGTGGATCTATGATATTGCCACACTTAATAGTGGTTGGCTATAATTTGTATGTGATATTTGCCTATAAGTATGGTATACATGTCAGTTTTTTGGTAAACGAAGGAAGATCAAACAATACTTCCCTCTTCCCAGTAAGGAGGAAAGGTTTGCTTCCTTCTAACATGACATCATTTCATTGTATTACTGTCCTAATCATAATAGTTTATTCTATCTATCATCATCTAAAGATCATCTTTGGAAAAAAATTCACTCATTTGAAGACCGTTTACTCATTCATATGAATTAAAGAAATTGACAGTTCAACACAAGAATGCTACTTATTACCATAGTcttcaattcaaattaatttgtaaGAAATGATTTTTAGATTATGGTAAAAGAAATCAACCGTTtcaatatgtttattttttcttgaaaGAAATGGTATGAGGACCCATTACTAGAAAGGAGAGGacacattatttttcattattCAAATTCATTATTTTTAACACAAAAGATAAAAGGAATGAGAGAATTTAGTATAGGAATAATTGTTGTTTCATAGTTATGAACATTTTATATACATTTCTATATGAGTaatgttaagaaaattaaaattatagataaaatttttaaaattaaaatatataaaaattattaattaactatttaatttataaatttaatttataaattttatctcGTTAACATTACCGTTTTCATTTATACTGGATCAAATCGCGAGCTGTGAAGATTAGTTGGAGAAATATTGTTGAGGTTATCAAAAGACGTGCTTTAATGCTTTTGGAATATACTGGCATTGAGTTTTACCATTCTGCTTTTTACGCCAAGATAAAAGTAGAAAAGTACTGTCTTTTTTTTATGATGGTAACCAAACGCTGCCTTATTCTTCTCTTAGAAAAGGAACAGAGAAAAATATTGAAGATACGCTTTAAAAAGTAAGATTTCGGTAAACTTTTTGACATCTCATATTTTTTACACATTATTTTATAAAGTTGTTATAGAAAATAATGTTAAACAATGAGATGATAGAGACTTTATGATAAAGGTAATACtagggagatcaaatttttaaaccaaattttatagaccaaatgatgtggttattAATAATTGAAATATTAATAAAGCAtcgattaacgtgtttatttcttattgatgacacgatttaaaattttaatttttctaacaTTAGCCATATGATAAATATCTTTTTGAAAAAGTCTCCCCAACGTTTCCCTAGAATAAAAGATCCATGCCGGACAGGTAGTATAGTAAAGTTTTGATGATACAGAGAACATCTTAATCCATGGgataatattatttaaaataattcatTCTGCGAATACCtttaaagaaaacagattaatTTACGTGAAATACTGACATTCTAACATATGATTggctttgaaatttgaaatgaacGATTGGAAGATGAAatacaattaattaaattaattaattaattaaccctTGAAGTGATGAAAACGCAGAAGCATGCTTCGAAGTTAATGATGAGGACCATGGGGGCTCGGGGTGCACAAAGGAATGAAAGCAAATGGGGGACAGAGATCGACGTGTTAATCTCACAACTCCCTTTGAAATCCAAAACTCCAAACACCAGGCCTTCACTGCACGCTCTGCAATggaggtttttgttttctaagagCATGAAGCTCTTGGGACTTTCCACTTGCTATTATATTTATCATCAGTTTTAACTCTTTCTCCATGCGTCTGCTTTCGTCTCATCTCTCACAAGAAGCAACAACCCCCCATTTTTTCTTGAACTTGAATCACTTGGGATTTCTTAAACTAATTCATCGTTCTTCACTCCCAAAATTGCGTGCTCTATTCAATATCTTAACAATTGGTGATCAAGGATAAAGATTAGGCGTAAAGACCGAAACTAGCTTTCGACAAGCCtacaattcaaattttttttgtagatgATAGTCAAGTTTGAAGTCCCTATTGGTGGTTTAGGGTTtgcttttgtaaaaaaataaggataaatgctaaggagactctcttaAAGTAAGAATCTCAATAGACTCTATGTCATCTCACAATTTAACATTAATTTATGTGCCAACATTATAGAATATTGTGCTAAAAATATGAGGTGGCAGAGAGTTCATGAAGAGTCTTACTTTTGAGAAATTAtccttaacatttttcaaaaataaaagggAGACGAAAGAATTAGTTTTTCTCCTCTGACTTATTGTTCTTGTTGTTATATTGAACTTAGTGTGTTTTTCGTTTTATAGACAGTTTCCATGTAATGTTAAAGtttgttcaataaattatttctgttcatacaaaaaaaatgaaagaattgACCAAAATTGTATATTTCTGGACAATTTACAAGAGATCGAGTAATGTCTTTGGCTTCCTATGTAAATCTCATCTTGGTTCCAAATATTTTTGTGATCAAACCAAGAAATATTTGAGATTGGAAGTACACTCGGCGGTATAGGGACAAGAGAGTTTGCGAAAGATCATGCAGGTTTCTCTCCTTTTCAGTCATgcacctttttttcttcttttcatcttAGAAATAATTAGTCATGCACGGTTAACCTAATCTTTTTTCACAAGTTACATAGGAATTAGGTTAGTTGGTCATGATAGTGTGCTTCTTTGTTATTATTTTAAAGTTTGAATCCACTTTCTCATGGATAAAACTAGAATATCCcttcatcaaaacatttttttggTAGTGGTATTCACACACCCAGTTTATATCTCACACACCCCTCTCAATTTTCAGTCGTCAAGTaatggacaaaaattaataagggtgtgtAGAAGGTAAAAaggatgtgtgaatatcacttttatttttattttttacaagagTAAATCAAGGAATAATTAAGGAGACTGGTTAAGCATTTGCCATCCAAATGGTGAATGAAATAACGAGGTAACAATCATCAAAACTTGAATAATGAATAAATGTTAATGCAGATAACATAGTGATTAGTAAGCAGAAGGAGTGGTCTAATTAGGATGCCGCATGTTATTAGTTGGAAACTTGGGAAAGATGGCAGACAGAAGCACAAGCTTAAAGCCTTAATTAAGTGCATAAACAAATGTGATTACGTGCAATGGTTGAATGGAGTCCTCGTGAAAGTTTAAGAAAACCATTTTTGTGAGTGAAAGGCAATATTTAAGAGATAAAGTCACATAACAAAGCTCCTTTCGTGCAAGGCTGCAAAGccaaagaagaaaatatttaaagaaatgtTGGTATGGATCCTTATCGATGGTGGACACTTCCATTTTACCAAAGAGAAAAAAGATGGTGGATACATTTCTAATTAAGCGGCTTTAATTTGTTGGAAATTGGGACATACATGTTATGTGGTTTCACATTAAACTTGTGGACGGAAAAAATTGACTTTGGCTTAAGCTTTTAGGGTACTTAGAGGGAGAAAAGGAAGATTAAGTTAGGAAAATGCATACGTCGATCAtcattacataattttttataaattttaatggaTGAAAAAGCCTTAAAACACAGGCATGTGTTTCAAAAAAGTCTCTGAAAAAAATGGGCATTTGTCCTTCAATTaattacaaaaagaaaagggtatagaaattagttttttttcagtgatagaataatatatatgtttggtatatatataaataacgCCTCAAAATTAGGGAAAGCAGGCATATATCTCTATCTTTTGGACTAGTGGATAAATCAAATCAACTAACGCAGTGTTTTGCACTTTAATTGTTTGTCTATTAAGTGATCTTTTCTAGGCTAGGGTACATGGTTTACAACAATTGCTAGTGTCCAACCAATGTGTTCTAATTTGTAAAAGCTCGAAGGATTTTTACTGTTTGTCAGTGCTAGTCGATCTGGATCAAGTAGTTAATTTGGTCCTTCGAGCTTTTGGAGTGGATTGCTATTAATTAATCCTATCTCGTTGCTGCTCTTGCTATGGCGGTGGTCTCCTGCGCGGTTCCTCATGGCAAgtattagggttagggtttgtgtTTATGTTGTTAGGTTCGACGGCCTTTCTGATAGTGCTTTATATGGTATCATGGTTAGTTATTAATAAAgcatttcctttcctttttcgaCAAAGGATATGAAAAGATACGTCTGCAACTATATAGTTCATTGAATTTGCTGTGTGTAGCCTAATGGCTATAGAATATATGTGTGACATTAGGTGTTATAAGGTGGTGAAATGGATCAAGTTAGTTAGAAATAGGAGGGATTGTAATAAAGGGTAATGTTGTAATTCTAGCAGTAGTAAGCCTACTATAAAGAGGAACTAGTTAGGCATTTGGAGTGGTATCTTGTAATTCTCACTTACACAATATTGGAATcagtttttcctcttcttccttctctttctctctttctctctctcgaacTGCCATGCATTCATCTCAGATATCTTCATATCTTCATTGCTTTCTCAGTGTTATGATCCAACTTCAAACCAACTTCGACACCTTCCAAACCTCATACTCAGTTACTTGCAGATGAAGGCAGTTTGTTGTTTGATCCAAGTCACTATAGGAGCATTGTTGGAGCTCTCCAATATCTTACGTTCACTAGACCCGATCTAGCACACTCTGTTAACATGGTATGTCAATATATGACTCAACCAACAGATGCTCACTATCACTTAGTCAAAAGAATACTCAAGTATGTCCAAGGGACTATCAATCATGGACTACACTACACAAAGAGCTCATATTTTCAAATTACTGCATATTCAGACTCTGATTGGGCAACAGATATCAATACCAGAAGATCTATATCGGGTTTTGTGGTATATCTGGGGTCCAATCCGATCTCACGGCAATCTAAGAAACAACCAACAGTTTCAAGAAACTCAACAGAAGCCAAGTACAAAGCATTAGCTCATTGTGCAGCAGATGTGTTCTGGATTCGATCTGTGCTCAAAGATACTCATCAAGTTTTATCAAAGCCACCTTCACTTCATTGTGACAATCTATCGGCCTTGGCCTTGAGTTCTAATCTTGTATTTCATTCAAAGATTAAGCATCTTGACACAGATTACCATTTTATTCGTGAGAAAGTGCAAAAGGGAGATATCAATGTGCATTATATTCCAACAGAAGATCAAGTCGCAGATGTCTTTACCAAAGGTCTACAGAATCTTGTGTTTATCAAGCATTGCAGACACCTTGGTTTGGGGCCGTCAACATCATTGCAGCAACCTAAGCATGGCAATGCGACGCTTGGTTTGAGAGGGGAGTAATGGCTATAGAATATATGTGTGACATTAGGTGTTATAAGGTGGTTATGCACTGGTTGTTATAAGGTGGTGAAATGGATCAAGTTAGTTAGAAATATGTGGGATTGTAGTAAAGGGTAATGTTGTAATTCTAGCAGTAGTAAGCCTACTATAAAGAGGAACTAGTTAGGCATTTGGAGTGGTATCTTGTAGTTCTCACTTATACAATATTGGAATcagtttttcctcttcttccttctctctctatctctctcgaACTGCCATACATTCATCTCAGATATCTTCATATCTTCATTGCTTTCTCAGTGTTATGATAGCCATTGCTTGCTACGCATGCATGCATTTGCTACGCACGCATCTGCATGCATGCGATGAGCTCCATTTCTCCACGCTTAAAGCTTCAATGACGGTATAAAATATTTGTATAGCTGAGGACAATAAGCGTATCCAAATGAAGATGGAGACAGCTAGCTAGCGTTAGGTATAGGCTTATTCTGAATCTCTGATTGCTTCATCAAGTACGGAGGACGAATATATGACATACTTATTTTCCTGGGAGGCTGGGACGTCGTCTGTGGAGGATCCAAGTGTGGATCTACTTTATTCAGATTCTGTTCACCCTGCAACTGCAAACACAGTTACTTACAGGAGTTCAGATCCTCGCGGGATCATTTTTGTAAGGATTTCGAAAATTCGTGAATCGTGACCGTTATCATACATTGTacagtcataaattattttaaatatttttatttaaaaataaatataaacagtacttgaTAAAAACTAACCGCacaatgtatgatgaacggacacgattcacgaatccccaaaatcttcaccaaaagaatccggagaggatcctgttggtacTTACATAGTCGTCTATATATACACTCACTTGTATATAGCTAGGCAAAGAGGATGTACTTCAGGCAGGGGCCTGAAGGGAAAGATAAGTATTTGAAGCCAGCCCATCAAAGCGTTGGGTTGGACTTCAAGATCAAGTTTGGGCTTACGGTGGACCTTTTCATTTTTGCTTGACATCTTTGTTGAAAAAGCTGAAATTTTACTCATAATCAATGAACGAACAACGAGAGAAGTAACCTAACTCTAGCTATATAAGTCCATGCAAagatttcatttatcaaatatCAATTTTACGTTATAGACGTTTATGGCTCCCCCTCTATGCCCGGCAATAATGATTCCTCTAGCATTATGATTTTATCTTCACCAAAATAATGATGTCGTACATCTAATTATTTTGTGGATTAATTGGATTTCacttactaaaatgagactggtgaggatggaaatatttccttttaccctgagattgatatgtctgttgacttggcaaagtatgaAGTAAGGCAGAAGGAGGCACCGCTACTGTTTGGAAGGTCagggtcttctcatttggttggatctggcttccactccctacttgctgataaggggtggctgtggggggtttcccttgatatgtcattgcctcggtggagatggttgtaagcctgtgccattaCCTCAGAGGGCTCTAGTGTGTGCTCAGGATAGAAGTTTTGTATAAACACGTCACCATGCTATTAAGCATTTTAATTTAGGCTCTTCTTTTTATAAGGTTTATAATTCGactcacataaataaataatttgttAGATAATTATGACTGATCAATTATATAGCTTTAGACCAAATCCCCGACACCCCAATATCAATTGTATACAAAAAAGTTGAAATAGTAGATCGGTTGAAGTGTAATGATCTTACATATGTAATCGTTGTATGTCATATAAACGTACTCTTCTACGCTTTCTCGGAAGACATGAAGGGCTTGCAATTTGATATCATACCCAGCAAGATAGAGATGAAAGTTAAAAATTGTTCAACCCTAATTTAAGTACATACAATGTGAGTTTGTTTTTGTTATACATATAACGGGATTTTTCGGAGTATAGAATACTCCGGAGCACCATGAAAATTTAGCCTAGCAACAAACCATCCCAGCTTATGAAAAAACCATTCTGTTTAGAATCTTACAACCACAACAAACCAGCCCATATACTACGCAGGAACACGAATTAAGCATAGAAATTGAGGCACTCATAATCCCTTGGAACCAGGAAGGTCAATCCATTGCAACTGGACTTCGACCTCGCCGCATTCGACATTTCTCAATCTGAGGCACATGTCTTGCACCACCTTCCCATCCTTCCATTGGATGCAGCTCTCTTCAGCTAGGCAGTTTGCCCTATCTGGTTGTATTCTCGATACCGTAGTGCCGCTTGGGACGCCTtccaagttcatcttcaacGCCTCTAAATAAGGCGATATGCCGAATTCTGCATCTCCCATTTTGTCATCCTTGCTGAATGTGTCATGGTCAAACACAGTCTACAACCGCACACAAACAAACACCATCAACCAACTCACATATCTTTTGGTTTTGGAAAGCACCAAAATCCACTAAAAATCGAAAAATAAAGTGAAAATTCATCTAGACAGGAATGAATGGAAAATAGGAGAATCAAACATTAACCTATGAAGTAGAAGTGGTATCTGAAGCTAATCACGAATTGTCATGTaagaaagttaaaacacatggcAGTGCCTGATAAACTCAGGATACCGCCACCGTGACATCTAACACGTGTATGGAAGTTTCTCTCCTAAAGATGATAGCCGTTGGCATCAATCTTCTATCTGTTAGAAATTTAAAACGCTTATCACAACAGTTGGAAGGAAAAAGTAAAAAGTGCTTCTAGAGCTTACCAGCTTGATAGGTATACTGGGGTCTGTAATAGACAGAGTAAGATCTTCATTCCACTCTGGGTTAATATCCTTTTTAATTACACGAGTCTTCAGTTTCTGCATCAAAAAAAGGTTTAATCCTtgcacataaataaatataaataaataaaggaacATAATCCTTATTCAACAAAAGTAAAGCATTTGTGAAGCTGCAGCAAAAGCACAAATCAGATCAGATTGAGATTATTAAAAAGCTATGAAATTCTCAATCAAAATTGATGAATTTCatcacaaaaatgaaaaacctgGATTACAAGCCAATTGCAACAATTACAAACGAAAAAAAAGGACTTTTTAAAAGGGTATTTTGATGATGCAAAATTAAAACACCCCACgaaagaaattaacaaaattgATAAGAATTTATCAgagaaattcataaaaaaatcaGATAAAAAAACAGAGCAAAACAGTAAagtcaaagttgaagaaatggaggaggaggaggagcaggAGGAAGGGGAGGGGGGAATTACCTGCTTACCCATCTTGATGACGACGTAGGGATCGCTGCTACGGACGTCGCGGACGGCGAGATTAACACCGCGCTTGACGCGGATTCGGAGAAGACCTAGCAGATTCTCCATGAGTGACTTGCTACCGCCTTGCGCCGGTTTCTTTGGTGAGTCCGTCGACATGTGTTATGACCTCCCTTCCTCTTTTATACTAGCCACCAACAATCCTCGTTTATTCGTTATCACCTACCAATTTACCAACCCCATAAAaaagtaattattattttttttaaaaattaatacaaaattgACCAAATGCAAATAACATGAACGGAAGCACATGACATTGTATTGTAGTGCAATGtttattaaaaagaaaacaaatgaaaatgacatgattgattttttagtgtaagaatgtgatttttcgttaaagtaaacagtactagaaacttttcgttaaagttatctTATTAAAACTATTGGTCAACCCATGTCTCCGACATACAAACATATGAAAGAACGGATGTCTGTATTATATCCGTTCATAATCAGGGCCAATACAAATGaaacaaaatacaaagaaagaAACCCTAATCGAAAATGAAATGACAATGTGTTGATAAACAACTGACGTGATCCGACAACaaataagaacaaaaataatatgaaaaatGTAGGAAAAAAAGGGAATATGGCCCTACCAAGTTGGTACTATGAAGATGGAATAAtcgttttcttaatttttgttttgttttcttgcttcTGAGAAATTAGGTTGAATATTCTTTTGCCTCTGTTTTTGTGGGGGCAGGAAGAAGATGGGTAAAAGTAAATTGAAACGAGGTAAATTTTGGGACTCAAGGGGAAGAGATGGGTAGGTGACCGGGAGATCCGGTTGTCAGTTTCTGGATCAATGGATGGGATTTAATTATGGGTAAATTGTGGAGGTTGACTGGCAAAGATGTGAAGGCCGCAAATGACGCTTGTTTGGTCGGTCGCCGTGGTCGTCGTCGACCCTCGTGGTGTGGCGGCTTACTGGTCTCGGTCTCTCATCTTTAAAATTTTTGCAGGTACTGAAAACAGTAATATTATCATTTCACATACTATAATATAGTTGAATGAAAGATTAATATGTCTcaattatatataatttgaGTTTAAAAGTCAACGACGGAGTCAAAATGAACATATTCAAGATATCTTATATCTATTTTCATTATGAGAAATTAAAGTAGGGAGTTACGCCAATCTCAGATATCATTTTgatcaaaaacccaaaaaactaGTACAATGTTTGAAAATTTATGTGATTTTTCTGTGGTTTCTGGTTAGTCAGGTTGTTGAAATGATCAAAATCTTGCACCCGAAATGGTATTGGTGTCTCATGCTCACTCCCAAGGTAAGGTTTTATGGTCATGGTGGAGACTGATAAATTACGatctttgtttctctctctctctccctccctccctccctttctctctctaaactacGAGCTGATCACGTCGATTTTTCAGTTTACAATATGCTCAACTCGTTCTTTGATTAAGGCAATGAACGAGTCGAGCATATCGAGCGACATTATTTGCTTCCAGTGAAACCAACCAAAATACAAGTTAAGAACGAATGCAATAAATTGCAATGTGAAGGCAGAGATAAATATCGTAATGGCTGTGCTCATGATCAGCTTCAAACCTCACCTAATTACAACCGAATGTAACGTATCGAAGCAACAAAATTGGACTGTTAAGTACAAATTTTGGCgacaaaaataataatctaaGGTTCCTAAAAACTGATATGATCAAACATTTATCCAGGCCCCCAAAAAAAACACCATGATCGTAAGAGTAAAGATTTTGAACTTCTCTCGAGTCTCTTCCATCCCGCTTCTCATTCGATTGGCTTAGACACATGGCAAACGGGTTTTTCACGGCCAAGCGAGAACTTCAATAAGCTACAGGAACAGCTTCCTCAATTTTTCAGCAGCAACGGCTGCTCGTTTGTTGGTTGGCTCAAGAACAAGTGTGTGTCTAAAGTCTGCAGAATGAAGCACCATCGAATCGAAGTTACTTTAGGAGATTGGAATGAATGAATTAAAAACACTCAGATGTGCTTAACAAACACACTCGTGTTCTGAGCTATGAAATAGAATACCGAAACAATTTATATCTGCAACTCCAATCTGAAATATATCTAGTTTGCACCCGGTAAACACTATTTTCCTTAAACTTTTACCCTTGGTTTTTAGCTTGAGGGTAGATGATGAGGGTAATACTGTCGGTCTCTCAGAAGgaagtataaaaaaaataaaataaacaaccaAATCTGACCTTCAATCGCTTCCTTATAGTAACCCAGCATCTCCCTTGCAGTGCCTCTTCGGAAATAAGCTTTCACATTCTGAAGAAACATAAGTAGGCAACAATGTCATTGTACGATGGTTATAAACATGTACTCAATAATCCGCACTAGAAGAATATGAAAGAACAATATCAAGGAAAAGATAATCAAGAACTTCACATGACCAAACTGTATTACTCCATTCTCTCTACAACCGACgaaaaaaactagaaattttTAATCACGTAACGTCATATAACAATGATTAATGAATGGAACACAATGAGCCCATGGTCTATAGCATCTACCCGATAATTGTGAATATCTAGTAATTATTACTTTTGGAGAGAAGTTACCTTTTTGTCAAGGTTGATGGCTTTTGTACAATCTGCCTCCGCTTGAATGAAACTGGACGGAAGAAGTAAATCAGAAACCTACTCCAAGAAATCAATTTAGAGAATAAATGTCCCAACAGATAGCGGTACCTTCCAACTTCAAGATATGCTTGAGCCCTGTTACTGTAATACGTTGCATTGTTGCCACTAAGTTTGATAGCTTCTGAATAAAAGCCAATAGCCTTCTGCCACTCTCTATCTTTGTATGCTTGATTTCCCTAATTATTTTGCAAAGATGACAGAAGAGGCTTTAGAATATGCAAACGCAATTCGAAAAGAAACACGAATAGCCATTATGCAAATATGACTTGGTAGAACTATTGTTTGTGTCAATTCATAATTCATGATGTTGAGCAAAACCAATAGAAAATTGATATCATGATGTTCTACGTTACAAAGCAAATCAACAAAGACAGCAACAACTTGAAAAGCAAAATGGACGATAATCACAATAGCAATGACCTACCTTTTCCTTGGCAATTTCAGCAGATTGTTCCTTGGTGAGAGCATTTTTGGATGATCTGGATTTTGAAGCAATATCGGCCTGCTCCTGTAAAGACATATACATAGTGTGTAGTGCATCCAGTAAAAAGCGATCACCCCCGTGCCTGGCTATGAAAGAAACTGAAACAGGGCACTTGTCATAAAATCCCAGAGGTGCTGTGACCTGAAGAGTAGACATCCAAAAAGTATAGGTGATTAGGAGAAATTAAAATCAGTAGATTCAGTACAAACTTATCACCATGCAATGAATACATAATGATACACGAAAATATTAAAGattggagagagagattgaTGGATTTTCACCTGACAACAGCCTGACAGGCTTGCAATACTTAAGAGACCAAAAGTACGATTCCGGAAGTCCTCAGAGAGCATCTCCTTCCCCCCAAGTTTTGCAGGGGGGTCTGCTATAGTTGGGATAACCAAAATTCCATCATCCTACAGaagcaaataaaagagaaaagcaTAATCAATATAATAAACCTCGATAAAAACATTAAAGAATTAGGAAAAAGAGCAGCATGTTTTAATTATACAGTGTCCTTAAACTGTAGTAAAGAAATGGAATTCAGGCATGTTAATCTTGGTGAACAAAGTAGCCTTAAAAGACTACAGTGGCACGTTGAGAACAACCACTATGGTTGAATCAGACATAAATTAAGAGCACTTGACAATCCAGTCAAGCTAATTTGGCTTCGTAATTAATAAGACAATCTGTACGTATGTGTGCTTGGAAGTGTGCATGTATGTGTGTAATGTATAGATATGTTTGCCTGTGAAAAAATTAGTAATaagttaataattaaaaatggcTACCTTCAATAGAGAGCTGACAGCTGCCCGTAATTCATTCCTAATTGACTTGCATATCTCAATCTCCTCATCGGATGCCTCCAGTGGCCCACATATTTGCGCTGAAGTAGCAGACTCCAAAACAGGCTTTACCGAATCAATCCACTCCCCATGATTATGTCTGAACTCATGCCTATAATACGGAACACAATAAACCTCAATTACTATACAATCAAGGtaaattttcaaaatcaaaagacAAACGAAATGAACAAAGTGAAAAACTGCCTTCTTATGACCCTCATATTTTGCCAA is drawn from Malus domestica chromosome 14, GDT2T_hap1 and contains these coding sequences:
- the LOC103455630 gene encoding protein C2-DOMAIN ABA-RELATED 4-like; amino-acid sequence: MSTDSPKKPAQGGSKSLMENLLGLLRIRVKRGVNLAVRDVRSSDPYVVIKMGKQKLKTRVIKKDINPEWNEDLTLSITDPSIPIKLTVFDHDTFSKDDKMGDAEFGISPYLEALKMNLEGVPSGTTVSRIQPDRANCLAEESCIQWKDGKVVQDMCLRLRNVECGEVEVQLQWIDLPGSKGL